The following are encoded in a window of Fulvia fulva chromosome 7, complete sequence genomic DNA:
- a CDS encoding Putative lipase ATG15 produces the protein MRCTTYSPSALSRAGFLAMIWNGRLVLACVLLIAGCSGQVDAARTREQRKAFGSPNIVLPPGPAHEVASAKPARALGEKTFTLRHVYHHGTHNYPNLHRYIDIQPESKLQVSYDDGTTYEEAEVAFKAKAQSRIVQRMAHRSHSDIDAVQVHYFTYGQPADVEWTEDEIAGPNISDKITVLTFAKMAANAYIFSRKDGEWQPVKGGFNYTDDFGWEQDGLRGHIFADEANSTVVIGLKGTSPAIFDGADTTGNDKLNDNLFGSCCCAQGGPFTWKKVCDCAGSSAYTCNNTCLVKSLREKGHYYWAVKDLYRNVTERYPDSEVWLSGHSLGGVVSSLLGLTYGLPTLTFEAFPDAMAASRLGLPTPPGYKIGSHQARPMTGIHHFGHTADPIYMGSCNGGTSFCSIGGYAFEGVCHTGETCTYDTVRDLGWRVGIGTHKIVSVIKDVIKVYDQPPSCEQDVECVDCYNWKYFENNGTETTTSKASTATSTTTRTRTETCKTPGWWGCLDESTTSAPTTSTSTSSSTSSTRTCETPGWFGCKDETTTTSSSSSISSPSATPAPTITTTSSLPTSTSTSTCKTPGWFGCYDESTTTSATPKPSSTARTVTKTKTTTSDDDDCTSREWFGLICVDPSPTTASGSSPSSTNLPTTRRKMCTKRHWYGTCKQWRFDDFDPKNDL, from the exons ATGAGATGCACAACATACTCTCCTTCAGCTCTATCCAGAGCAGGATTTCTGGCAATGATCTGGAACGGTCGCCTTGTCTTGGCCTGCGTCTTGCTGATCGCAGGCTGCAGCGGGCAGGTCGATGCGGCGAGGACGCGAGAGCAGAGGAAGGCGTTTGGAAGTCCGAACATCGTGTTGCCACCAGGACCTGCGCATGAAGTCGCCAGTGCGAAACCTGCGAGAGCACTAGGCGAGAAGACTTTC ACGCTTCGGCATGTCTACCACCACGGCACTCACAACTATCCTAACCTGCATCGATACATCGACATACAGCCCGAATCGAAGCTCCAGGTATCGTACGACGATGGGACGACCTACGAGGAAGCTGAAGTGGCGTTTAAGGCCAAGGCACAATCACGAATCGTCCAGCGTATGGCACATCGCAGTCATTCGGATATCGATGCCGTCCAGGTCCACTACTTCACTTATGGTCAACCAGCCGATGTCGAGTGGACCGAAGATGAGATTGCGGGACCAAATATCAGCGACAAGATCACAGTCTTGACATTTGCGAAGATGGCTGCGAACGCCTACATCTTCTCGCGCAAGGATGGAGAGTGGCAGCCTGTAAAAGGTGGCTTCAACTATACTGATGACTTTGGATGGGAACAAGATGGTCTTCGTGGGCATATTTTCGCGGACGAGGCAAACTCAACGGTGGTGATAGGTTTAAAGG GTACATCACCCGCTATTTTCGATGGCGCCGACACCACCGGTAACGACAAGCTCAACGACAACCTCTTCGGCTCCTGCTGCTGCGCGCAAGGTGGACCGTTCACCTGGAAGAAAGTCTGTGACTGTGCCGGCAGCTCTGCGTATACCTGCAACAACACCTGCCTAGTGAAATCGTTGCGCGAAAAGGGTCACTACTACTGGGCAGTCAAGGATCTGTATCGTAATGTGACAGAACGCTACCCCGACTCCGAGGTTTGGCTATCGGGTCACTCCCTTGGCGGTGTAGTGAGCTCCCTACTTGGCCTGACTTATGGCCTCCCGACCCTCACCTTCGAAGCCTTCCCAGACGCGATGGCCGCATCTCGGCTCGGACTACCAACACCTCCCGGCTACAAGATTGGTTCACATCAGGCACGGCCAATGACAGGCATCCATCATTTCGGCCACACTGCTGATCCAATCTACATGGGATCCTGCAATGGTGGCACTTCTTTCTGCTCCATCGGCGGCTACGCATTTGAAGGCGTTTGCCACACTGGAGAGACTTGTACTTACGACACAGTCCGAGACTTGGGGTGGAGGGTGGGGATTGGGACCCACAAGATCGTGAGCGTTATAAAGGATGTTATCAAAGTGTACGATCAGCCGCCCAGCTGCGAGCAAGATGTGGAATGTGTTGATTGTTACAACTGGAAATACTTCGAGAACAACGGGACAGAGACAACCACGAGCAAAGCCAGCACTGCCACGTCTACCACGACACGGACACGGACAGAGACCTGCAAGACGCCCGGATGGTGGGGCTGCCTCGATGAATCGACAACTTCAGCTCCTACAACGTCGACGAGCACTTCCTCGTCTACATCTTCTACAAGAACTTGTGAGACACCTGGATGGTTTGGCTGCAAGGATGAAACAACGACCACATCTTCATCGAGCAGTATCAGCTCCCCAAGCGCCACTCCTGCTCCTACTATCACCACAACTTCATCACTGCCTACCTCCACGTCGACAAGTACCTGCAAGACGCCTGGTTGGTTCGGCTGCTACGATGAGTCGACAACGACATCCGCAACGCCAAAGCCATCCTCGACGGCTCGTACAGTGACGAAGACGAAGACGACCACCAGCGATGACGACGATTGTACATCTAGGGAATGGTTTGGCCTAATCTGTGTCGATCCTTCGCCTACGACAGCCTCTGGGTCGAGCCCTTCTTCCACGAATTTGCCTACTACAAGGCGGAAAATGTGTACAAAGAGGCACTGGTATGGCACTTGCAAGCAGTGGCGCTTTGACGACTTTGATCCTAAGAATGATCTTTGA